In Citrus sinensis cultivar Valencia sweet orange chromosome 4, DVS_A1.0, whole genome shotgun sequence, one DNA window encodes the following:
- the LOC102621037 gene encoding uncharacterized protein LOC102621037 isoform X5 → MMWIVHYAMDRAHGKVKSKDGVIQRLNEISKFYELAVIQLEGCMKFVQEDADNNMFESCHEKVLADLEEIKDRLQGRLQDSEMALREKDKELTERFENELKLRQALDAKEKELVALQNASVELERTKSDADAELSMSSPGSRDEDRDSEISELMHSVDQQVLHIEHEVIDEERNGGIDHTKIEQMGSDINILKETLHQAFGKMQNAIFLSELGPQERQWRWTVEKDAICTLINGFVNDFKENFEMEVRKQEKQVFMSLSEHLSDLMTEVTCLRNELESFINQNEAQLKASKGNENLQSSTKTNIESRIPPRPRRSLAEGDSCANFSSKVEEVESEEGVGQSVAKIIKSHESIIRRKFDDVKWLKREMFPEKGCSNLRREKDPVSLNRRIQEVIVRLDSLMNCNARLVETFGDYGGDQGDESSAAKILLKSDVRKETNSDIDNLDGVWKKMNNVSVADAANEELQIEIRMLKEEVESNRFEAQMREEIHYTVCSEAVKGFCSALDRKLEHFQDECSLSEDICSVLYQEICKDWNAKIGNYRIDRLLTEEVSHAVFDETIRDIVNTANYTFTKLQEVEVPDKSLEIAEFFVKENVYMVLFRETIDEWKKEIDACNIEYLFRQEIQEFVFREAMKDACQEEARKQDKSSSNNRDGSFEGNGEESFIEKLDMLLKCLEEDGDLMVSASSEVNEHKKQLDWVEMETGLLNEHEIFQELMNEDESTFTSVRSKLEKALDRLATSKTIMSELESSFGTADYGQERVDDQMIPADNVHDKNSITFQQQNEEIPRNQLDSMFTPILEFSQVFGNFELQAQEKLADKVLRLEEMKHQLDLLVELVSSIQKRELLYRTAFIRRSKNLQMAETEDKQTEFNLGLMNIHFKSISSKFS, encoded by the exons ATGATGTGGATTGTGCACTACGCAATGGACAGAGCACACGGCAAAGTGAAGTCCAAAGATGGCGTCATTCAGCGCTTGAATGAGATATCGAAATTCTATGAACTTGCAGTAATTCAGCTAGAAGGGTGCATGAAATTTGTCCAGGAGGATGCAGACAACAACATGTTTGAAAGCTGCCATGAAAAAGTACTGGCAGACttggaagaaattaaagaccGTCTCCAGGGTCGTCTTCAGGATTCAGAAATGGCTCTCCGCGAAAAGGATAAGGAATTGACGGAGAGGTTTGAAAATGAGTTGAAGCTTAGGCAAGCATTAGATGcgaaggaaaaagaattggTTGCTTTGCAAAATGCTAGCGTGGAGCTTGAAAGAACAAAGAGTGATGCTGACGCAGAGCTCAGTATGAGCAGTCCTGGAAGTCGGGATGAGGATAGAGACAGTGAAATTTCTGAGTTGATGCATTCAGTTGATCAACAAGTCTTGCATATCGAGCATGAAGTTATTGATGAGGAAAGGAATGGCGGTATTGATCACACAAAGATTGAGCAGATGGGTTCtgatattaatattttgaaagaaactTTGCATCAGGCTTTTGGGAAAATGCAGAATgctatttttttgtctgagCTGGGGCCTCAGGAGCGGCAATGGAGGTGGACTGTTGAGAAGGATGCAATTTGTACATTGATTAATGGTTTTGTTAACGACTTTAAGGAGAATTTTGAGATGGAAGTGAGGAAGCAAGAGAAGCAAGTTTTCATGAGCTTGAGTGAGCATTTGTCAGATTTGATGACCGAGGTTACATGCTTGCGTAATGAGCTTGAGAGCTTTATTAATCAGAACGAGGCTCAACTGAAAGCTTCAAAAGGGAATGAGAATTTACAATCTTCAACCAAAACTAATATTGAGAGCAGGATTCCTCCAAGGCCAAGAAGATCTTTAGCAGAAGGTGACAGTTGTGCGAATTTTTCCTCAAAGGTTGAAGAAGTAGAATCAGAAGAGGGTGTTGGTCAATCTGTTGCTAAGATCATAAAGAGTCACGAGTCTATTATCCGGAGAAAATTTGACGATGTTAAGTGGTTGAAGCGAGAAATGTTTCCAGAAAAAGGGTGTTCAAATTTAAGAAGAGAAAAGGATCCGGTTAGCCTAAACAGAAGAATCCAAGAAGTTATTGTAAGATTGGATAGTTTAATGAACTGCAATGCTAGGTTGGTTGAGACTTTTGGAGACTATGGAGGTGATCAAGGGGATGAATCCTCAGCAGCAAAAATACTATTGAAATCTGATGTGAGAAAAGAAACGAACTCGGACATTGACAATTTGGATGGCGTctggaagaaaatgaataacGTGTCAGTCGCTGATGCAGCCAATGAAGAACTACAAATTGAAATAAGGATGTTGAAAGAGGAAGTTGAAAGTAACAGGTTTGAGGCTCAGATGAGAGAGGAAATACATTACACTGTATGCAGTGAGGCAGTTAAGGGGTTTTGCTCTGCACTTGATAGGAAATTAGAACATTTTCAAGATGAATGCTCTTTAAGTGAGGATATATGCTCGGTCTTGTACCAGGAAATTTGCAAGGATTGGAATGCGAAAATTGGAAACTATAGAATTGACAGGCTTCTAACAGAAGAGGTTTCTCATGCTGTCTTTGATGAGACCATCAGAGATATTGTGAATACTGCGAATTACACATTTACCAAACTCCAAGAGGTTGAGGTTCCTGACAAGTCACTGGAAATAGCGGAATTTTTTGTGAAGGAGAATGTGTATATGGTTTTATTCAGGGAAACTATTGATGAGTGGAAGAAAGAGATAGATGCTTGCAACATTGAGTATCTCTTTAGACAGGAGATACAGGAATTTGTTTTTCGTGAGGCGATGAAAGATGCTTGCCAAGAAGAAGCCCGGAAGCAAGACAAAAGTTCCTCCAACAATAGAGACGGAAGTTTTGAGGGAAATGGAGAGGAGAGTTTTATCGAAAAACTAGATATGTTATTGAAGTGTTTGGAAGAAGATGGAGATCTAATGGTAAGTGCAAGTTCTGAAGTAAATGAACACAAGAAACAACTTGACTGGGTGGAAATGGAAACTGGACTGCTGAACGAGCATGAGATCTTTCAAGAACTGATGAATGAGGATGAGTCCACTTTTACTTCGGTGAGAAGCAAACTTGAGAAAGCTCTAGATCGGTTAGCTACAAGTAAGACAATAATGAGTGAGTTGGAATCTAGTTTTGGCACAGCAGATTATGGTCAAGAAAGAGTTGATGATCAGATGATTCCTGCAGATAATGTGCACGACAAAAATTCCATAACTTTCCAACAACAAAATGAAGAGATTCCTAGAAACCAATTGGATTCCATGTTTACACCTATACTGGAGTTTTCACAAgtatttggaaattttgagCTCCAAGCACAAGAAAAATTAGCAGACAAAGTTTTGAG GTTGGAAGAGATGAAGCATCAATTAGATTTGCTTGTTGAGCTTGTTTCCTCAATACAAAAACGGGAATTGCTCTACAGAACAGCATTTATCAGAAGAAGCAAGAATCTCCAAATGGCTGAAACTGAG gataAACAAACTGAATTTAACTTGGGTTTGatgaatatacattttaagAGCATTTCAAGCAAATTTTCTTAA
- the LOC102621037 gene encoding WPP domain-associated protein isoform X4 — MMWIVHYAMDRAHGKVKSKDGVIQRLNEISKFYELAVIQLEGCMKFVQEDADNNMFESCHEKVLADLEEIKDRLQGRLQDSEMALREKDKELTERFENELKLRQALDAKEKELVALQNASVELERTKSDADAELSMSSPGSRDEDRDSEISELMHSVDQQVLHIEHEVIDEERNGGIDHTKIEQMGSDINILKETLHQAFGKMQNAIFLSELGPQERQWRWTVEKDAICTLINGFVNDFKENFEMEVRKQEKQVFMSLSEHLSDLMTEVTCLRNELESFINQNEAQLKASKGNENLQSSTKTNIESRIPPRPRRSLAEGDSCANFSSKVEEVESEEGVGQSVAKIIKSHESIIRRKFDDVKWLKREMFPEKGCSNLRREKDPVSLNRRIQEVIVRLDSLMNCNARLVETFGDYGGDQGDESSAAKILLKSDVRKETNSDIDNLDGVWKKMNNVSVADAANEELQIEIRMLKEEVESNRFEAQMREEIHYTVCSEAVKGFCSALDRKLEHFQDECSLSEDICSVLYQEICKDWNAKIGNYRIDRLLTEEVSHAVFDETIRDIVNTANYTFTKLQEVEVPDKSLEIAEFFVKENVYMVLFRETIDEWKKEIDACNIEYLFRQEIQEFVFREAMKDACQEEARKQDKSSSNNRDGSFEGNGEESFIEKLDMLLKCLEEDGDLMVSASSEVNEHKKQLDWVEMETGLLNEHEIFQELMNEDESTFTSVRSKLEKALDRLATSKTIMSELESSFGTADYGQERVDDQMIPADNVHDKNSITFQQQNEEIPRNQLDSMFTPILEFSQVFGNFELQAQEKLADKVLRLEEMKHQLDLLVELVSSIQKRELLYRTAFIRRSKNLQMAETEVDLLGDQVDALIGLLDKIYTTLHQHSPVLQQHFEMSNDVSVILKLIQKGLNGEIH; from the exons ATGATGTGGATTGTGCACTACGCAATGGACAGAGCACACGGCAAAGTGAAGTCCAAAGATGGCGTCATTCAGCGCTTGAATGAGATATCGAAATTCTATGAACTTGCAGTAATTCAGCTAGAAGGGTGCATGAAATTTGTCCAGGAGGATGCAGACAACAACATGTTTGAAAGCTGCCATGAAAAAGTACTGGCAGACttggaagaaattaaagaccGTCTCCAGGGTCGTCTTCAGGATTCAGAAATGGCTCTCCGCGAAAAGGATAAGGAATTGACGGAGAGGTTTGAAAATGAGTTGAAGCTTAGGCAAGCATTAGATGcgaaggaaaaagaattggTTGCTTTGCAAAATGCTAGCGTGGAGCTTGAAAGAACAAAGAGTGATGCTGACGCAGAGCTCAGTATGAGCAGTCCTGGAAGTCGGGATGAGGATAGAGACAGTGAAATTTCTGAGTTGATGCATTCAGTTGATCAACAAGTCTTGCATATCGAGCATGAAGTTATTGATGAGGAAAGGAATGGCGGTATTGATCACACAAAGATTGAGCAGATGGGTTCtgatattaatattttgaaagaaactTTGCATCAGGCTTTTGGGAAAATGCAGAATgctatttttttgtctgagCTGGGGCCTCAGGAGCGGCAATGGAGGTGGACTGTTGAGAAGGATGCAATTTGTACATTGATTAATGGTTTTGTTAACGACTTTAAGGAGAATTTTGAGATGGAAGTGAGGAAGCAAGAGAAGCAAGTTTTCATGAGCTTGAGTGAGCATTTGTCAGATTTGATGACCGAGGTTACATGCTTGCGTAATGAGCTTGAGAGCTTTATTAATCAGAACGAGGCTCAACTGAAAGCTTCAAAAGGGAATGAGAATTTACAATCTTCAACCAAAACTAATATTGAGAGCAGGATTCCTCCAAGGCCAAGAAGATCTTTAGCAGAAGGTGACAGTTGTGCGAATTTTTCCTCAAAGGTTGAAGAAGTAGAATCAGAAGAGGGTGTTGGTCAATCTGTTGCTAAGATCATAAAGAGTCACGAGTCTATTATCCGGAGAAAATTTGACGATGTTAAGTGGTTGAAGCGAGAAATGTTTCCAGAAAAAGGGTGTTCAAATTTAAGAAGAGAAAAGGATCCGGTTAGCCTAAACAGAAGAATCCAAGAAGTTATTGTAAGATTGGATAGTTTAATGAACTGCAATGCTAGGTTGGTTGAGACTTTTGGAGACTATGGAGGTGATCAAGGGGATGAATCCTCAGCAGCAAAAATACTATTGAAATCTGATGTGAGAAAAGAAACGAACTCGGACATTGACAATTTGGATGGCGTctggaagaaaatgaataacGTGTCAGTCGCTGATGCAGCCAATGAAGAACTACAAATTGAAATAAGGATGTTGAAAGAGGAAGTTGAAAGTAACAGGTTTGAGGCTCAGATGAGAGAGGAAATACATTACACTGTATGCAGTGAGGCAGTTAAGGGGTTTTGCTCTGCACTTGATAGGAAATTAGAACATTTTCAAGATGAATGCTCTTTAAGTGAGGATATATGCTCGGTCTTGTACCAGGAAATTTGCAAGGATTGGAATGCGAAAATTGGAAACTATAGAATTGACAGGCTTCTAACAGAAGAGGTTTCTCATGCTGTCTTTGATGAGACCATCAGAGATATTGTGAATACTGCGAATTACACATTTACCAAACTCCAAGAGGTTGAGGTTCCTGACAAGTCACTGGAAATAGCGGAATTTTTTGTGAAGGAGAATGTGTATATGGTTTTATTCAGGGAAACTATTGATGAGTGGAAGAAAGAGATAGATGCTTGCAACATTGAGTATCTCTTTAGACAGGAGATACAGGAATTTGTTTTTCGTGAGGCGATGAAAGATGCTTGCCAAGAAGAAGCCCGGAAGCAAGACAAAAGTTCCTCCAACAATAGAGACGGAAGTTTTGAGGGAAATGGAGAGGAGAGTTTTATCGAAAAACTAGATATGTTATTGAAGTGTTTGGAAGAAGATGGAGATCTAATGGTAAGTGCAAGTTCTGAAGTAAATGAACACAAGAAACAACTTGACTGGGTGGAAATGGAAACTGGACTGCTGAACGAGCATGAGATCTTTCAAGAACTGATGAATGAGGATGAGTCCACTTTTACTTCGGTGAGAAGCAAACTTGAGAAAGCTCTAGATCGGTTAGCTACAAGTAAGACAATAATGAGTGAGTTGGAATCTAGTTTTGGCACAGCAGATTATGGTCAAGAAAGAGTTGATGATCAGATGATTCCTGCAGATAATGTGCACGACAAAAATTCCATAACTTTCCAACAACAAAATGAAGAGATTCCTAGAAACCAATTGGATTCCATGTTTACACCTATACTGGAGTTTTCACAAgtatttggaaattttgagCTCCAAGCACAAGAAAAATTAGCAGACAAAGTTTTGAG GTTGGAAGAGATGAAGCATCAATTAGATTTGCTTGTTGAGCTTGTTTCCTCAATACAAAAACGGGAATTGCTCTACAGAACAGCATTTATCAGAAGAAGCAAGAATCTCCAAATGGCTGAAACTGAG GTGGATCTGCTGGGCGATCAAGTGGATGCGCTCATAGGCTTACTTGATAAGATATACACAACACTGCATCAACATTCACCTGTATTGCAACAGCATTTTGAGATGAGCAATGAt GTCTCAGTGATACTGAAGTTGATCCAGAAAGGACTAAATGGAGAAATTCATTAA